AAGGGGCGGTGAAAGGAAGCGGGTTAGGGTTAAGTATCGCCAGAGATTGCCTCCGCCGTATGCAGGGTGAACTGCAGCTGGTGGCGGACGGCAAAGCCGATGTCTGTTTCCGTATTGAGTTACCGCTTAATACGCCGGAAAAATCCATTTAATGAATCTATATCTGGTGAGTATGTCGCATCTCTTTTCCCGCGTGGTTAACGCGGTTACACAGCAAAACGTCTGGCTTCGTGCGCTTCCCTGTCTGTTACTGGCGGGCTGCGTGGCGCAGAAGCCGCAAAGCGCTATTCATGACGACCAGGAAGTGAGACTCCCCGATCATCAACTGGCGGATTTTCTGGCAACGGACTGTGAGGATATCTGGTCGTTATCGGGACCGGACGTTGACAATAACCCACTCTACTGGCTGCGCAGTATGGATTGCGCCCAGCGTTTAGCGCCAGCGGCAGCGCGTGCAGAAGCGCGTTCATGGTCTGATGAAAGCTGGCAGGCCACTTTCCGGCGCGGTATTTTGCTCTCCAGCGCGAAGATTTCGCCGCTGGAACGTCGGGAGTATAACGACAAGCTGGATGCCTTAAGCCCGGTTATCCCGGCGCAGGTTCGTCCGATCTTCCAGCTCTGGCGCGACGGCGAAGCCTCGAAATTGCAGCTCGCCGATGAGAGCAGCCGCTACGGTAAACTTCAGCAATCCACCGACAGCGAGCTGGACAGCCTGCGACAGCAACAACAGTTCCTGCGCGAGCAACTGGAAACGACCACGCGCAAACTGGAAACTCTCACTGATATTGAGCGCCGCCTTTCCACGCGTAGCAAACCTGCTGCTACCGATCTGCCCGATAATGTTCACACGCCGAAAACGGATGCGACTCAGGAGGATGTGAAACCATGACCAGCCGTAAACCTGCCCACTTGTTGTTAGTGGATGACGATCCTGGATTGCTGAAACTGCTGGGGTTGCGCCTCACCAGCGAAGGCTACAGCGTTGTCACCGCAGAAAGCGGACAGGAAGGGTTGCGCATTCTCGCGAGGGAAAAGGTCGATCTGGTGATCAGCGATTTGCGCATGGATGAGATGGATGGCATGCAGCTTTTTGCTGAAATCCAGCGTGTGCAGCCGGGAATGCCGGTGATTATCCTGACGGCGCACGGTTCGATCCCTGATGCCGTGGCCGCCACCCAGCAGGGCGTTTTCAGTTTCCTGACCAAGCCGGTGGATAAAGATGCGCTGTATAAAGCCATCGATGATGCGCTGGAACATAGCGGTTCCGCCAGCGACGATCGGTGGCACGAAACCATTGTCACCCGCAGCCCGCTAATGTTGCGTCTGCTTGAGCAGGCGCGTATGGTGGCGCAATCGGATGTGAGCGTGCTGATTAACGGCCAGAGCGGAACCGGCAAAGAGGTGCTGGCGCAGGCGATCCACAATGCCAGCCCGCGTAGCAAAAGCGCGTTTATCGCCATTAACTGTGGCGCGCTGCCGGAGCAGTTGCTGGAGTCAGAGCTGTTTGGTCACGCGCGCGGCGCGTTCACTGGCGCGGTCAGCAGCCGTGAAGGTCTGTTCCAGGCCGCAGAGGGCGGTACGCTGTTTCTTGATGAGATTGGCGATATGCCGATCCCGTTACAGGTCAAGCTGTTACGTGTGTTGCAGGAGCGCAAAGTGCGTCCGCTCGGCAGCAACCGCGATATTGATATTAATGTACGCATTATTTCGGCGACGCACCGTGATTTGCCGAAAGCGATGGCGCGCGGTGAATTCCGCGAAGATCTCTACTATCGCCTGAATGTGGTAAGCCTCAAGCTGCCAGCGCTGGCCGAGCGTGCGGAAGATATTCCTCTACTGGCTAATCACCTGCTGCGCCAGGCAGCGGATCGGCATAAACCCTTTGTGCGCGCCTTTTCTACCGATGCGATGAAGCGCTTAATGACCGCCTCCTGGCCTGGTAACGTGCGCCAGTTGGTGAACGTGATTGAGCAATGCGTGGCGCTGACCTCATCGCCGGTGATCAGCGACGCGCTAGTCGAGCAGGCGCTGGAAGGTGAAAACACCGCGCTGCCGACCTTTGTTGAAGCGCGCAACCAGTTTGAACTCAACTACCTGCGCAAGCTGCTGCAAATCACCAAAGGTAATGTGACACATGCTGCCCGTATGGCGGGGCGCAACCGCACCGAATTCTACAAATTGCTCTCCCGGCATGAGCTGGACGCCAATGACTTTAAAGAGTAATGGCGAAATGATTATGCTACTGTGAGCAACCGATTACGATGCAGCAGACTGGTAAGAGCGTGTAAGGAAAGACCATGAAAAAAATTGATGCGATTATTAAACCTTTCAAACTGGATGATGTGCGCGAAGCGCTGGCGGAAGTCGGCATCACCGGGATGACAGTGACCGAAGTGAAAGGTTTTGGTCGTCAGAAAGGGCACACCGAACTTTATCGCGGCGCCGAGTATATGGTGGACTTTCTGCCAAAAGTGAAAATTGAAATCGTGGTGACTGACGATATCGTTGATACCTGTGTGGATACCATTATCCGCACGGCGCAAACTGGCAAAATCGGTGACGGTAAAATCTTTGTCTTTGACGTGGCGCGCGTGGTGCGCATCCGTACTGGCGAAGAAGACGACGCCGCGATTTGATGTTTCTCCCTCACCCCATGGGGTGAGGGAAACTTACTTACAACACCTTATGCGGGCCAAAGCATTCGTAGTGAATCTTCTCTTTGGCAATGCCGAGCGCCACAAGCTGTTGGGCGGCAAACTGCATAAACCCGACCGGGCCGCACAGATAAAATTGCATCTCCGGATCGCTAAATTTCCCTTCCAGCGCGCTTAAATCCATTAATCCTTCACTGTGAAAACGACCGCAATCGGCCGCCTGCGGCTGC
Above is a genomic segment from Kosakonia radicincitans DSM 16656 containing:
- the qseG gene encoding two-component system QseEF-associated lipoprotein QseG, which gives rise to MNLYLVSMSHLFSRVVNAVTQQNVWLRALPCLLLAGCVAQKPQSAIHDDQEVRLPDHQLADFLATDCEDIWSLSGPDVDNNPLYWLRSMDCAQRLAPAAARAEARSWSDESWQATFRRGILLSSAKISPLERREYNDKLDALSPVIPAQVRPIFQLWRDGEASKLQLADESSRYGKLQQSTDSELDSLRQQQQFLREQLETTTRKLETLTDIERRLSTRSKPAATDLPDNVHTPKTDATQEDVKP
- the glrR gene encoding two-component system response regulator GlrR, encoding MTSRKPAHLLLVDDDPGLLKLLGLRLTSEGYSVVTAESGQEGLRILAREKVDLVISDLRMDEMDGMQLFAEIQRVQPGMPVIILTAHGSIPDAVAATQQGVFSFLTKPVDKDALYKAIDDALEHSGSASDDRWHETIVTRSPLMLRLLEQARMVAQSDVSVLINGQSGTGKEVLAQAIHNASPRSKSAFIAINCGALPEQLLESELFGHARGAFTGAVSSREGLFQAAEGGTLFLDEIGDMPIPLQVKLLRVLQERKVRPLGSNRDIDINVRIISATHRDLPKAMARGEFREDLYYRLNVVSLKLPALAERAEDIPLLANHLLRQAADRHKPFVRAFSTDAMKRLMTASWPGNVRQLVNVIEQCVALTSSPVISDALVEQALEGENTALPTFVEARNQFELNYLRKLLQITKGNVTHAARMAGRNRTEFYKLLSRHELDANDFKE
- the glnB gene encoding nitrogen regulatory protein P-II codes for the protein MKKIDAIIKPFKLDDVREALAEVGITGMTVTEVKGFGRQKGHTELYRGAEYMVDFLPKVKIEIVVTDDIVDTCVDTIIRTAQTGKIGDGKIFVFDVARVVRIRTGEEDDAAI